Proteins encoded within one genomic window of Brassica napus cultivar Da-Ae unplaced genomic scaffold, Da-Ae ScsIHWf_1173;HRSCAF=1676, whole genome shotgun sequence:
- the LOC106356018 gene encoding serine/threonine-protein kinase MPS1-like, whose protein sequence is MAGFGLKLYMYRFNSCSCILYPLSLHTTQNPHLYGFSEEWAANTEFESHSTVSLQSTTELEAPAVSSSHDVTAKPTLPDELLTSVSSQPQKPDKQEKVASSKGTSGPRKRNYDPDLFFKVNGKLYHRLGKIGSGGSSEVHKVISSDCTIYALKKIKLKGRDYATAYGFCQEIGYLKKLKGKTNIIQLIDYEVTDKCLLQEVMNGTMSSKDARVKDDGFIYMVLEYGEIDLARMLSQKWKEIEGSDGTIDENWLSLGP, encoded by the exons ATGGCTGGATTTGGTTTAAAGTTATACATGTACAGGTTTAATTCATGTTCATGTATACTTTATCCATTGTCTTTGCACACTACACAGAATCCACATCTCTATGGAT TTTCAGAGGAGTGGGCGGCAAATACAGAGTTCGAATCCCACTCCACAGTCTCACTACAGAGCACTACAGAGCTTGAAGCTCCAGCAGTATCTTCCAGTCATGACGTAACAGCTAAGCCCACTCTACCAGATGAGTTGCTCACCAGTGTTAGCTCACAGCCGCAAAAGCCAGATAAGCAAGAAAAGGTTGCAAGTAGCAAAGGGACATCAGGTCCTCGTAAAAGAAACTATGATCCGGACTTGTTCTTTAAAGTCAACGGGAAGCTCTACCATAGGCTTGGCAAGATAGGAAGTGGAGGAAGCAGTGAGGTCCACAAGGTTATTTCATCAGACTGTACCATATACGCGCTCAAGAAAATCAAGCTCAAGGGCCGTGACTATGCTACTGCATATGGATTTTGCCAAGAGATTGGGTATTTAAAGAAGCTGAAAgggaaaacaaacatcattcaGCTTATAGACTACGAG GTTACAGATAAGTGTTTACTCCAGGAGGTTATGAATGGGACAATGAGTAGCAAAGATGCAAGAGTTAAGGACGATGGGTTTATATACATGGTGCTAGAATATGGAGAAATCGATCTGGCTCGCATGTTGTCTCAAAAATGGAAGGAAATCGAAGGTTCTGACGGCACAATTGATGAAAATTGGCTGAGCTTGGGACCGTAA